The genomic DNA GATAACTTAATCGAAAATGGTGAATATAATAAAATTATCTTTTGGTTAAGAAATAATATTCATAAATATGGCAGATCAGTTAATTCTATGGAATTAGTGAAAACTGTTACCAACGAAGATCTTTCACCAAACTATTTTCTTAATCATTTAAAATCCAAATTAAATGATATTTGCTGAATTTTTAATTTTAAAGAAATTGGTTGAGTATGAGGATGTAAGATAAATAAAAATTATTTCTTGATGGCAAATCTAAATCAGCCCCCAAGCAGGGTTACACCAAATTTATTGCATATACTTGATGCTTTCACTGATAGCTCAAATAAAATAGTTAACACTATTGTTGAATTGAACTCAAATACAATAAATAAATATGAATTAATTACAGAAACGGGTCACCTTAAACTTGATAGGGTGGGTTATTCTTCACTTGCTTATCCTTTTGCTTATGGATGTATACCAAGGACATGGGATGAAGATGGAGATCCACTTGATGTTGAAATTGTTAGCGTAACTGAGCCATTGATACCCGGATCTATTGTGGAAGCAAGGATTATTGGGGTAATGAAATTTGATGATGGTGGAGAGGTAGATGATAAGGTAATAGCAGTTCTGGCAGATGACAAAAGGATGGATCATATCTCAAGTTTTGAAGACCTTGGAGAACATTGGTTAAAAGAAACAAAGTATTATTGGGAGCACTACAAAGATCTAAAAAAACCTGGAACATGCACTGTTAATGGTTTTTTTGGAATAGAAGAAGCTGTTAAAGTGATTAGAGATTGTGAAGAGAGATATAAAAAAGAAATTGATCCTAAATTAGTAAATTAACTAATTTTTGTTTTCTCTAAATTCTTCAAATATTTCGCTGAGAATTATATCTGCACCTTGTTGCTTTAGTTTTTTTGCCAGTTCTATACCTACTTGCTCAGGGTCATTAATATTACCAATAACTTGATCTTTTATAAGCCTTTTCCCATCAAGAGAGGCTACCATACCAGTAAGATAAAGTTTTTCATTCTCTATTTTGCTATTAACACCTATGGGGACTTGACACCCACCTTCAAGCTCTCTTAAAAAAGCCCTCTCTGCCAGACATCTTTGACTAGTTGGTTTATCTTCTAAGACATTTATAATCTCTAAAACTTTTTCATCATCAGATTTGCATTCAATACCTAGAGCTCCCTGCCCAACGGCATGGAGGGAAATTTCACTTGGAATAATCTGGTGAATTCTTGATTCAAAGCCTAATCTCTTTAAACCAGCAGCAGCAAGAATTATACAGTCAAATTCTCCGGCATCTAATTTTTCTATTCGTGTAATCACATTTCCCCGGATATCTTTGAAAACAAGATGTGGGTACTTATTTCTTAATTGTGCAAGTCTTCTAAGAGAGCTTGTCCCCACAATTGAACCTGAAGGTAAAGTTTCTAATTTATAACAATTATTTTTTTTGCTTACTACTAAAGCATCTGCAGGGTCCTCTCTTTTTGTGATACATCCTAATTTAAGCCCAATAGGTAGATTTGTTGGTAAATCCTTTAGAGAATGAACTGCTATATCTGCTTGGCCTACTAGCATTTGTGCTTCAAGTTCCTTTGTAAATAAGCCTTTATCGCCTATTTTTGCAAGTGCTACATCAAGAATTTTGTCACCTTGAGTTGCCATAGCCTCTATTGATACTTCTATATTGGGAATATTTTTTTCTAGTTGATCTTTAACCCATAAAGTTTGAACCATGGCTAGTTTACTTCTTCTACTAGCTATTTTCAGTTTAAAATTAGTCATTAAATATTATTCTGAGTTTAGATAAAAAGTAAGTCGAATTTATTTTAAGCTATTCTTTTGCAACTTTCCAAAGCTGAAAATTATATTTAACTATTTTTATTTTATGTATTCTTTTAAAACACCATTTCGATTGGGATGTCTAAGTTTTCTGAGAGCTTTTGCTTCTATTTGTCTAATTCTTTCTCTAGTTACATCAAATATCTGCCCAATTTCTTCAAGAGTCTTCATTCTTCCGTCATCAATTCCATATCTCAATCTAAGTACATCTCTTTCCCTTGGACTTAGAGTTGCTAAAACTCCTTCTAAATCTTCTCTTAATAAAGTCTTTGAAACATCTTGCTCGGGATTTTCAATATCTGCCTCTATGAAGTCCCCAAGTCTAGAATCCTCTTCTTTACCTATTGGAGTTTCTAAAGAAATTGGTAGCTGAGCACTTTTGGCTATAAATCTTAATTTTTCAATTGTCATTTCCATACTTTCAGCTATTTCTTCTTCACTTGGCTTCCTTCCGAATTCTTGGCTAAGAACTTTTGTGGTTTTTTTAATTCTGGATATTGTCTCGTATAAATGAACTGGTAATCGAATAGTTCTACTTTGATCTGCAATTGCTCTAGTGATGGCTTGCCGAATCCACCACGTAGCATAAGTGGAGAATTTGTAACCTTTTTCATGGTCAAATTTTTCTGCTGCCCTAATCAAGCCCAGACTTCCTTCTTGTATTAAATCTTGAAATGATAAACCTCTATTCATATATTTTTTTGCAATGGAAACAACCAATCTTAAGTTTGATTGAACCATTTTTTCTTTCGCTCTTCTTCCTAATAGAAGTCTTCTTCTGAATTTGGAAAGAGGCATATCTATCAATTCAGCCCATTCTCTAACGGATGGGAAATGACCTTTCTCAGACTCATATTGAGTTGCCAGTTCTTCTAACTGGAGCAAGTCAGCAATTTTTCTTGCAAGTTCAATTTCTTCATCTGGCCTTAAAAGTCTAATTCTTCCAATTTCTTGGAGATAAACCCTGATTGAATCTTCAGTATAAATACCTTTTGGTCCAAGCTTTATATTTCCAAGTTCTTTATCTTCTTCTTCAGAATCAGTAAATTCATTATTAATTTCTACGCTGTTTTCGCTTAAATTTGATGATGAATTTATTTTTTGACTATTTTTATTACTATCCTCTTCAACTATTGTTTCTAAATTGGCATTAATTTTTTTATTAATCTTTTTTTTTGAACTAGGTTTAGAATTTTTTGATTCTGCTGCTACTGGACACATAATTGACTCCTTTCTACGGTGAATTTAACTAGTTAAAATTTTATTTAGGGCTAATTTGTACATTTAGTAGTAAAAATCCCATTAATGTTTAAAGAACTTTTTTACGATATGTGAGTAAAAAAGTTTTTTCAAAATTGTTGAAAAATTTAAATAGTGCTATAGATTACCTAAAGTAAAAAGTCTTGGGATTTCTCAGACAGGCAGATCAATTTTTGAATTTTAACTCAATGATCCAAGCAACATGTCTCCCTTAAGAGCAGGATACTTACAATGTGCAAAAAACACTTTGTGGAATGTTCAACAATCTAATACTAAGAAAAAGTTTTGAACCCGGCAAGTAATCAGTTATCAAATATCATTTTTAAATTCGAGATTTTGCTTGATATAGGTAGCATTAGTGATAGCTTTTACTATTTAGATGGAAATAATCTTGGTGTAGAGGTGGGTGATATTGTATCTGTAAAACTTAGAGGGAGATTATTAAATGGGTTAGTAATCTCCAAAGAAAACTTTTCTAAAATTAATAAAGAAGAAACAAATGTTTCTAGAAGAAAAAGTATAAAATATTTGTTTGTTGAAAGTATATTGCAGAAGAAAATATTTGATGACTTGTGGAGAGAATTGATGGAGTCTCTTGCCTCTTTTTATATGGTTAGTAATTTAAAAATGTTTAAAACGGCATTCCCACCAGGTTGGATTGGTAAATATAAGAAAATTTCTCAGGGTTTAAAAGATCAAATATGGATTGGAACCAAGAGAGAATTCGACATAACAATAAATAAGTTGACCAAGAAAGAATTTTTGTTAATAAATACTTTGCCTAAAAAAGGTGCTTGGCAAAGTGAACTAATCAAGTCTGGTTTTAATTACACTTTAATTAACTCAATGGTTAGTAAAAATTACCTTGTTAAATCTAAAAGAAAAAAAGCCGTAAATCCTAAATTAAATTTATTTTTAAATGATCCTGATCCTAGTGCAATAAAAAAACCAAATCTTACATGTGAGCAGGAAATAGCAATTCAAGAATTTCAAACAATGAAACCTGGACATGTCTTAATGCTTTGGGGTGAAACAGGTTCTGGTAAAACAGAAGTTTATATGAGAATGTCTGAAGATCAATTACTTAATAAAAAAAGTTGTTTGGTACTTGCGCCAGAAATTGGCTTGATTCCTCAACTTATTGATAGATTTAGAAGCCGATTTAATAATGTTGTTTATGAATATCATAGTAATTGCTCTTCTAGTCACAGAACTTTAGTTTGGAAAGAAATTATCAATACTAATGAACCCCTAATTGTAATAGGAACAAGGTCTGCAGTTTTTCTTCCAATTAAAAATTTAGGATTAATAATAATGGATGAAGAACACGATGTTTCATATAAGCAAGATAGCCCTATGCCTTGTTATGACGCAAGAGACGTTGCTATTGAAATAGTAAAAAGGAATTCTGCAAAGCTAATTTTTGGAAGCGCAACCCCATCAATGCAGACTTGGAAAAAATGTATTAACGAAAAGAATTTTAAATTGGTACGCATGATTAAAAGGATATCTAAGAATGAGATGCCTGAAATAAGAATTATTGATATGCGGAATGAATTTAAGAAAGGAAATATGAAAATCTTATCTAATGAATTATTAGAATTGGTTCCCCAACTACGATTAAAGAATGAACAAGCAATAATTTTGATTCCTAGGAGGGGACACAGTGGTTTTTTAAGTTGTAGAAATTGTGGCTACTCAATAAAGTGCCCAAACTGTGACGTTCCTTTATCTGTGCATCTTGGTTCACAAGGAAAAAAATGGTTAAGTTGTCATTGGTGTGAACTTAAATCGAGACTGATCAATCATTGCCCAGATTGTAACTCAAAAGCTTTCAAGCCTTTTGGAATAGGGACTCAAAGAGTTGTGGAGTTTTTAAATAAAGAATTTCCCGACACAAGAGTTCTTCGATTTGATCGCGATACAACCTCAAGCAAAGATGGTCATAGAGATATTCTTTCAAAGTTTTCTAAAGGCGATGCTGATATTCTTGTAGGAACTCAAATGCTGGCAAAAGGAATTGATATCCCGAATATTACTCTTTCAGTAGTTATCGCGGCAGATGGATTACTCCATCGTCCAGATATTTCTGCAGAAGAAAAATCATTACAATTGTTTTTGCAATTAGCGGGACGCGCAGGCAGAGCTCAAAAAAAAGGAAAAGTTATTTTTCAAACATATAAACCGAATCATCCTGTAATTTCATATCTTCAGAAAAGAGATTACGAAACATTTTTGACTGAAACTTCGAAATTGAGAAAAGATGCTAATTTATTTCCATTCTGTAAGGTTTGCCTACTAAAATTATCGGGCGAAAACTATGAATTAACAGAATTAGTTTCAACTAAATTGGCAAATTATCTACTAAAGTTTTGTGAACAAAATAATTGGAAATTAATTGGCCCTGCCCCTAGTTTGATTTCTAAAGTGGGAAAAAAATTTAGATGGCAAATATTAATACATGGTCCTGAGAATTCAAAGATACCCTTGCCAGATAGGTCATTATTATGGAAACTTATTCCAAAAAATGTTTTTTTAACAATTGATGTTAATCCAGCAGAGTTGTAATTACTTTGATGGAAGTTGAGGCAAATCTGTACCTAACTTAAATCTATAGAATCTTAATGAATAAGCCAATATCATTATTATTAAAATGATAGTTATCCCAATCAATAATTTGTTCCAGCTCCAAAAAGAAAATTCGAGACTATTCATTTGACCCAGATTTAAATTCCAAATTATGAGATTTCTAGTGATTGCTATATTTGAATTATTTTTACCAGTAAGGGTAGCTTTATTAGGGTGAATTACTTTGAAAATGAGTTCTAAATTATCAACATTTTTTATTGAGTTAAGATCTAAATCTACCTTGTAAAAATATTTTTTAAAAAAAATGAAGTTTTTTTGACTAGTGATTATCTCTAAATTTGTTGATCCTCCTGCCAACTCTCCTGCAGTATTTTGGATCATTTTAAGTACTTGCATTGTCTCCTCTTGATTAAGATATTTATTTTTCAAAGAAAAAGTTGATTCTTCTTGTGAAATTTCAGCATCAGGAAAAATATCTTTAATTTTCTCCTCGAATTTTATTTGCCAAGGGAATTTTTTTATGTATTTACTCTCTATTACTAGATTATTAGTAATTGAATCAAGTTCACTTATATCAAGAGTATTTTCAACTTTAACGCAGCCACTTAAGAGTGGAATAAGTAAAAATAGTATTAAAAAAATAATCAGAGAAAAACCCTTCTGAAAGGGTTTTGTTTCGCCAGTTGGAGAATCAGTAACATTGATAAATTTTTTTTCCTCCGCTACTTTTCTTTTTTTGCGTAGTGAGTTAAGAGATTTTTTATTTAGTGATGGATCGCTTTCAAACTCAACATTCCAATTTTTTGGTTTTTTGATTTCTGGAGAATCTATAATTTCCATCAAATATTTTGCATTTTCTCTCGTCTTATTATCGTAAGATTTGAGAAGTTCTTTACAAAAAGTTTTTGCCTCCTCTTTTTTATTTAAGCCACATAGGGCAGTAATTAAAATTGTTCTTAAATTTACTCCCTCTTTACTTGATAAAGGAAATGACTCTATTTTAGGTAAAAGGAATTGAATGCAATAATGATATTCACCTTTAGCTAGAGCAAGTTCTGCAGTCCCTAAAACTTGCTTATAAGTTTTCATAAGTTAGGCAACAATCATTGTACCAATCCCAGAATTAGTGAAAATCTCAAGAAGTAATGAATGTTCTATTCGCCCATCGATTATGTGCGCTGCTTTGACTCCTTGAGCTAAAGCTCTTATACAGCATTCCGTCTTTGGAATCATACCTTCAGTGACAATTTTTTTATCAATAAAATTTCTTGCCTCCTTAAGATTAATTTTCTCAACAAGAGAAACTTTGTTATCTTTTTCTTTTAAGATGCCCTGCGTATCAGTAAGAAGTATAAGTTTTTCTGCATTTATTGCAGCAGCAATTTCTCCTGCAACAAAATCTGCATTAATGTTATGTGAAATGCCTTCCATGGTTGATCCAACGCTAGAAATAACAGGGATATAACCTTTAGAAATAATAGGATCTAATATTTCAGGATTTATTTTTGTGACCTCTCCCACTAACCCATGGCTACCATCTCCTAGTTCTCTAGTTTGAATTAGGTTCCCATCAAGACCCGATATCCCAATAGATAAAGATCCAGTTTTATTAATGCCTCTTACAATTTGTTTGTTTACCCTACCCATTAGAACCATTTCGACAATTTCCATTGTTTTTTGATCAGTAACTCTAAGCCCATTTTCAAATTTAGGAGATATTTCTAATTTGTTTAACCAATTATTTATTTCAGGTCCTCCTCCATGAATTACTACTGGACATACTCCTACGCTTGATAAAAGAGCTATGTCTCTAAAAAAAGCTTTTTTTAAATGATTCTCCTCCATGACAGAACCTCCATACTTGATAACAATTTTTCTACCTGAGAAACGTTGTATATATGGAAGTGCTTCGCTTAATATTGATACTCTTTGAGAATCATTCATGATTAAAAATCATTAAAATTTATTGAATTAAGAATTTAGGTTTTTACAAATACATCCCTTTATTTAATAAAAGAGTATAAAATCAAATTCTTTTTTATTATTGTCGATAATAAATTCTGATTCAAGACCTTTTACGAAAAACCTGTTTAGTCTCTCTTGTTTTTCAATCCATTTTTCTAGAGGGACAGCGTTTATTTCGAAACGCATTCTGAGACCATTTTTTTCTTCTTTTGTAATTTCTTCTATTTCTTTGAGTTGAGGGGGATTATCCTCGTCCCACAAGTTTAACGATTCTAATGAAGATTCAAGATGAGCTTTTATCCCATATCTCCATCTTGTAACATCTTTAACTAGTGCTGTTAGTTCTTTTGGTCTATTAAACTTATTTGTCGCAAAATTTGTCTTGTCAAACAACTCTACAGGAGGTATTTCGGAAGTCTTTAAACCTAATCCAATTAGAAAAATAGGTACTCCATAAAAAAAAGTAGGTACACTTAAATTTACTGAGTCTGTAAAATAAGCAGTCATTCCAACAAAAGCTAATATACCCCCAACTGTTACGATTAAGTTTCCAGGTGATAGGTATTTCTTCATTTTGATTTAGTAGAATGAGTTTATATGGTCTAACAAGTATTATGCAAGATACTAACACTGCAAATCAAGGAGATTTAATTTTTAAACTTGATCAAGATAGAGCATGGCTATTAGAAAATCTTGATAAGGGTAAATGGCCAGAAATCAGAAGCGAACTTGCTGCGCTTGAAAGAAAAATAAGCAAACTAATTATAAGTGTTCAAGAAAATAATGTTGATGTTTGATTTAAAAAGGTATTTCGTCAACTTCGGGTACTAAAGGTGAACTATCCCAACTGGAGTTTTTTGTGCTTTCTTTATTTTCAAATGACTCATTATTTTCTTTTTTATCAGACTTAGAAACATCAACTGGCGATATTTGATGAATCTTTGAAGCTGTTAGTTCAGGTTGCTTTTCTTTCGTTCCGTCTTTTCTAGTAACAGAATTCATCTTTAGACGTCCCTCAATAACAATATTTTGCCCCTCCTTTAGTTCATCTACCATTTCTTGGGCAATATTTCCCCATCCTATGATCTTGAGATCTCTGGTTGGATCTTCGCTACGTAATCCTTTAAAATTAACAATCATTTCTGCAATTGGAGTTTGGTTTTCTTTGGTATACCTCATTTGGGGAGCGCTATTAATGACCGCTTGAATTAAACAATGATTCATTACTTACTATTTAATTAAAGACATACTGATGCAGAATCAAAGAAATTGCTATAAAAATGTTTGGATCCTATCAGGAACTTCGGATGGACCTGTAATAGCTAATAGGCTTCTTGAACTTAATTATTCAGTCTTTGCAAGTGTTTTAACTTATAAAGCAGGGCAAGCTTATATTGAGAATCCAAAGTTACATATCATTACGGGGAAATTAAATAATAAAGATCAAATAATTAATTTCATAAATAAAAATAAAATCACATGCGTTGTCGATGCTACTCATCCGTTTGCCATAATAATTTCTAAAAATCTTAATAATGCATGTAAAGAGATTAATACACCTCTTTTACTATTTGAGAGGGAATCTCTAATAAATAACACTAATAATTTTTTTTACATTAATGATTTAAAGGATATAAATAACGTTGATAATAAGAATATTCTTCTTGCAATAGGATCAAGATTCCTTAACGATACAGCAAATTATTATATGAATTGTAAAGCAAATGTATTTACAAGGGTACTTCCAACTTATGAGGGTATAACTAAAGCTTTTGGATCATGTATAAAAAAATCAAACATAGCGATACTTGAACCGAGTAAAAATAATAAAAGCAATTTAGAAAAAAAACTTTGTGATTTTTGGGAGATAGATTATGTTTTATGCAGAGAATCCGGAAGTTATTCTCAGAAAAACTGGGAGAGTATAGTTTCCGGAAGTAAAATGAAGTTATTTTTGGTTAAAAGGCCGAAAGTTAAAAATGATTATTCTTACTCTTTTGATCAATATCACAATTTGATAAATCACATAATTAAAAAATATTGATGTTTAATTCATTATGGAAGCATTAGTTATGATCACAACTGAATCAAGTAATGAAAATGCTTTGCGAATGGCTAAATTACTTATACTAAATAAACTTGCAGCTTGTGTTTCGATAAAGCAAATTTTTTCAATTTATATGTGGGATGATGATATTGAAGAAACTAAAGAATTTGAAATCACAATAAAAAGTAAACTAGAATTTAAAGATCGTTTAATTGATTTCGTAAATAAAAATTCCACATATGATGTTCCTCAAATTATTTACAAAAAATACCAAGCGGAGATGAAATATTATGGTTGGTTGAATAAGGCTATTTGATTAAAACTATTTTATTAACTCTTTAAGATCAATATCCGATCTAGATCCTAATTGCGTAATTATTTGCCCCGCACAAATTGAAGCTATTTCTCCGCATTTTTTGAGAGAAAAATTGTTTATTAATCCATGGATAAATCCTCCCGCATAGATATCTCCCGCTCCTGTAGTATCAATAATCTTGCCTTTCGTTTTTGACTCAATTATTTCAACATTATTGTTGTTAATTATGAGAGAACCATTGCTTCCAAGAGTTACTATGACTAATTCACATAAGGAAGAAAGGTTTTCTTGGCAGATAGCTAATTTATCACTTTTAAATAGACTTAACACCTCGGATTCATTACAAAAAACAATATCTACATATTTATAAATTAATTCCAAGAAACTTTCACGATGTCTATCTACACAAAATGAATCAGACAAAGAAAGGATTATTTTTGTATTAGATTGTTTTGCAATTTGGGCGGCTTTAATAAAAGCTTTTTTAGCTAATTCGCTGTCCCATAAATATCCTTCTAAATATAAGTATTTACTTTCCTTAATAACAGTAAAGTCAATATCTTTTGGTTCAAACTCTACAGATGCTCCTAGGTAAGTGCACATAGTTCTTTGTGCATCTGGTGTAACCAAAATAATTGAATGAGCTGTTGGAGCACCTTCAATAGTTGGTGGAGTATTAAATAAAGTTTTACTTTTTTTTATATCGTCAGAAAAGAAATTCCCAAATTGATCATTTTTCACTCTTCCTATAAACTGCACTTGATTTCCTAATTCTGCTAAAGAAACAACGGTATTTGCTGAGGACCCACCTGAGATTTGTTTGCACACTTTGCAATTTTCTAACAATCTCTGAGATTCATCAGAATTAATTAGATTCATTGATCCTTTATCCAGATTATTTATCTCAAGAAACTTATCTTCAATATTTACAATAATATCTACTATTGCGTTGCCCAGACCAATTAGATCAACTTTTTTATGTTCAGAATGTCTAAAGGATTCCTTCATTAATTTGGAACTAAATTACCTTAGCAGTGCTCTTTTAGGGCCATGAATTGGATCCTCAATTACTATTGTTTGATCTCTATTCGCCCCCAAAGAGACAATGGCAATTGGAACCTCCATTAATTCAGCTAAAAATCTTAGATAATTCATGGCATTCTCTGGGAGATCAGATAGTTTTCTGCAATCTGCAGTTGAACATTGCCAACCTTTTAATTTTTTGTAGATTGGCTTACAT from Prochlorococcus marinus XMU1402 includes the following:
- a CDS encoding inorganic diphosphatase; translation: MANLNQPPSRVTPNLLHILDAFTDSSNKIVNTIVELNSNTINKYELITETGHLKLDRVGYSSLAYPFAYGCIPRTWDEDGDPLDVEIVSVTEPLIPGSIVEARIIGVMKFDDGGEVDDKVIAVLADDKRMDHISSFEDLGEHWLKETKYYWEHYKDLKKPGTCTVNGFFGIEEAVKVIRDCEERYKKEIDPKLVN
- the hemC gene encoding hydroxymethylbilane synthase, which produces MTNFKLKIASRRSKLAMVQTLWVKDQLEKNIPNIEVSIEAMATQGDKILDVALAKIGDKGLFTKELEAQMLVGQADIAVHSLKDLPTNLPIGLKLGCITKREDPADALVVSKKNNCYKLETLPSGSIVGTSSLRRLAQLRNKYPHLVFKDIRGNVITRIEKLDAGEFDCIILAAAGLKRLGFESRIHQIIPSEISLHAVGQGALGIECKSDDEKVLEIINVLEDKPTSQRCLAERAFLRELEGGCQVPIGVNSKIENEKLYLTGMVASLDGKRLIKDQVIGNINDPEQVGIELAKKLKQQGADIILSEIFEEFRENKN
- the rpoD gene encoding RNA polymerase sigma factor RpoD, producing MCPVAAESKNSKPSSKKKINKKINANLETIVEEDSNKNSQKINSSSNLSENSVEINNEFTDSEEEDKELGNIKLGPKGIYTEDSIRVYLQEIGRIRLLRPDEEIELARKIADLLQLEELATQYESEKGHFPSVREWAELIDMPLSKFRRRLLLGRRAKEKMVQSNLRLVVSIAKKYMNRGLSFQDLIQEGSLGLIRAAEKFDHEKGYKFSTYATWWIRQAITRAIADQSRTIRLPVHLYETISRIKKTTKVLSQEFGRKPSEEEIAESMEMTIEKLRFIAKSAQLPISLETPIGKEEDSRLGDFIEADIENPEQDVSKTLLREDLEGVLATLSPRERDVLRLRYGIDDGRMKTLEEIGQIFDVTRERIRQIEAKALRKLRHPNRNGVLKEYIK
- the priA gene encoding replication restart helicase PriA, whose translation is MNPASNQLSNIIFKFEILLDIGSISDSFYYLDGNNLGVEVGDIVSVKLRGRLLNGLVISKENFSKINKEETNVSRRKSIKYLFVESILQKKIFDDLWRELMESLASFYMVSNLKMFKTAFPPGWIGKYKKISQGLKDQIWIGTKREFDITINKLTKKEFLLINTLPKKGAWQSELIKSGFNYTLINSMVSKNYLVKSKRKKAVNPKLNLFLNDPDPSAIKKPNLTCEQEIAIQEFQTMKPGHVLMLWGETGSGKTEVYMRMSEDQLLNKKSCLVLAPEIGLIPQLIDRFRSRFNNVVYEYHSNCSSSHRTLVWKEIINTNEPLIVIGTRSAVFLPIKNLGLIIMDEEHDVSYKQDSPMPCYDARDVAIEIVKRNSAKLIFGSATPSMQTWKKCINEKNFKLVRMIKRISKNEMPEIRIIDMRNEFKKGNMKILSNELLELVPQLRLKNEQAIILIPRRGHSGFLSCRNCGYSIKCPNCDVPLSVHLGSQGKKWLSCHWCELKSRLINHCPDCNSKAFKPFGIGTQRVVEFLNKEFPDTRVLRFDRDTTSSKDGHRDILSKFSKGDADILVGTQMLAKGIDIPNITLSVVIAADGLLHRPDISAEEKSLQLFLQLAGRAGRAQKKGKVIFQTYKPNHPVISYLQKRDYETFLTETSKLRKDANLFPFCKVCLLKLSGENYELTELVSTKLANYLLKFCEQNNWKLIGPAPSLISKVGKKFRWQILIHGPENSKIPLPDRSLLWKLIPKNVFLTIDVNPAEL
- a CDS encoding DUF3153 domain-containing protein, producing MKTYKQVLGTAELALAKGEYHYCIQFLLPKIESFPLSSKEGVNLRTILITALCGLNKKEEAKTFCKELLKSYDNKTRENAKYLMEIIDSPEIKKPKNWNVEFESDPSLNKKSLNSLRKKRKVAEEKKFINVTDSPTGETKPFQKGFSLIIFLILFLLIPLLSGCVKVENTLDISELDSITNNLVIESKYIKKFPWQIKFEEKIKDIFPDAEISQEESTFSLKNKYLNQEETMQVLKMIQNTAGELAGGSTNLEIITSQKNFIFFKKYFYKVDLDLNSIKNVDNLELIFKVIHPNKATLTGKNNSNIAITRNLIIWNLNLGQMNSLEFSFWSWNKLLIGITIILIIMILAYSLRFYRFKLGTDLPQLPSK
- the argB gene encoding acetylglutamate kinase, which encodes MNDSQRVSILSEALPYIQRFSGRKIVIKYGGSVMEENHLKKAFFRDIALLSSVGVCPVVIHGGGPEINNWLNKLEISPKFENGLRVTDQKTMEIVEMVLMGRVNKQIVRGINKTGSLSIGISGLDGNLIQTRELGDGSHGLVGEVTKINPEILDPIISKGYIPVISSVGSTMEGISHNINADFVAGEIAAAINAEKLILLTDTQGILKEKDNKVSLVEKINLKEARNFIDKKIVTEGMIPKTECCIRALAQGVKAAHIIDGRIEHSLLLEIFTNSGIGTMIVA
- a CDS encoding DUF2854 domain-containing protein is translated as MKKYLSPGNLIVTVGGILAFVGMTAYFTDSVNLSVPTFFYGVPIFLIGLGLKTSEIPPVELFDKTNFATNKFNRPKELTALVKDVTRWRYGIKAHLESSLESLNLWDEDNPPQLKEIEEITKEEKNGLRMRFEINAVPLEKWIEKQERLNRFFVKGLESEFIIDNNKKEFDFILFY
- a CDS encoding single-stranded DNA-binding protein, coding for MNHCLIQAVINSAPQMRYTKENQTPIAEMIVNFKGLRSEDPTRDLKIIGWGNIAQEMVDELKEGQNIVIEGRLKMNSVTRKDGTKEKQPELTASKIHQISPVDVSKSDKKENNESFENKESTKNSSWDSSPLVPEVDEIPF
- a CDS encoding precorrin-6A/cobalt-precorrin-6A reductase, with amino-acid sequence MQNQRNCYKNVWILSGTSDGPVIANRLLELNYSVFASVLTYKAGQAYIENPKLHIITGKLNNKDQIINFINKNKITCVVDATHPFAIIISKNLNNACKEINTPLLLFERESLINNTNNFFYINDLKDINNVDNKNILLAIGSRFLNDTANYYMNCKANVFTRVLPTYEGITKAFGSCIKKSNIAILEPSKNNKSNLEKKLCDFWEIDYVLCRESGSYSQKNWESIVSGSKMKLFLVKRPKVKNDYSYSFDQYHNLINHIIKKY
- the cutA gene encoding divalent-cation tolerance protein CutA — translated: MEALVMITTESSNENALRMAKLLILNKLAACVSIKQIFSIYMWDDDIEETKEFEITIKSKLEFKDRLIDFVNKNSTYDVPQIIYKKYQAEMKYYGWLNKAI
- a CDS encoding adenosine kinase, which translates into the protein MKESFRHSEHKKVDLIGLGNAIVDIIVNIEDKFLEINNLDKGSMNLINSDESQRLLENCKVCKQISGGSSANTVVSLAELGNQVQFIGRVKNDQFGNFFSDDIKKSKTLFNTPPTIEGAPTAHSIILVTPDAQRTMCTYLGASVEFEPKDIDFTVIKESKYLYLEGYLWDSELAKKAFIKAAQIAKQSNTKIILSLSDSFCVDRHRESFLELIYKYVDIVFCNESEVLSLFKSDKLAICQENLSSLCELVIVTLGSNGSLIINNNNVEIIESKTKGKIIDTTGAGDIYAGGFIHGLINNFSLKKCGEIASICAGQIITQLGSRSDIDLKELIK